The following proteins are co-located in the Candidatus Methylomirabilota bacterium genome:
- a CDS encoding acyl-CoA dehydrogenase family protein, whose translation MDFALTEQQELIRKEVAALARNFSLDYWLEKDRKHEYPDEFVKAFADNGWLGLMIPEVYGGAGLGVTEAAIMLHEICASGAGTSGASPIHFYCFPPEPVVRYGTEELKRRELPKIVTGETIMSFGVTEPNSGTDTSRIQTRAEKKGDRWIVNGRKVWTTNAQHANRILLLTRTSDRDPAKPLKGMTLFFTEFNRKAITVREIEKLGRAAVDSNEIFIDNMEVPEVDVVGTVGDGFYHLIDSLNPERIVVGIEAVGIGRAALERAVQYAKERIVFDRPIGKNQAIAHPLALAMAQLDAAELMCLKAAWLFDTGRPCGREANAAKLLAAEAGFQACDAALQTFGGYGYAKEFYVERLWREIRLYKIAPISQEMALNYLSEHVLGLPRSY comes from the coding sequence ATGGACTTCGCGCTCACCGAGCAGCAGGAGCTGATCCGCAAGGAGGTCGCCGCGCTGGCGCGGAACTTCTCGCTGGACTACTGGCTCGAGAAGGACCGGAAGCACGAGTACCCGGACGAGTTCGTGAAGGCCTTCGCGGACAACGGCTGGCTCGGCCTCATGATCCCCGAGGTTTACGGAGGCGCCGGGCTCGGCGTCACCGAGGCCGCCATCATGCTCCACGAGATCTGCGCGTCGGGCGCCGGCACCTCCGGCGCCTCGCCCATTCACTTCTACTGCTTTCCGCCCGAGCCGGTGGTGCGCTACGGCACGGAGGAGCTGAAGCGCCGCGAGCTGCCGAAGATCGTGACGGGCGAGACCATCATGTCCTTCGGCGTCACCGAGCCGAACTCGGGCACCGACACCTCCCGCATCCAGACGCGCGCCGAGAAGAAGGGCGATCGCTGGATCGTCAACGGCCGCAAGGTCTGGACCACCAACGCCCAGCACGCCAACCGCATCCTGCTCCTCACCCGCACCAGCGACCGCGACCCCGCCAAGCCGCTGAAGGGCATGACGCTGTTCTTCACCGAGTTCAATCGCAAGGCGATCACGGTTCGCGAGATCGAAAAGCTCGGGCGGGCGGCCGTGGACTCCAACGAGATCTTCATCGACAACATGGAAGTGCCCGAGGTCGATGTCGTCGGAACGGTGGGCGACGGCTTCTACCACTTGATCGACTCGCTCAATCCGGAGCGCATCGTGGTCGGCATCGAGGCCGTCGGCATCGGGCGGGCGGCCCTCGAGCGCGCCGTCCAGTACGCCAAGGAGCGCATCGTCTTCGACCGGCCCATCGGCAAGAACCAGGCGATCGCCCATCCGCTGGCCCTGGCGATGGCCCAGCTCGACGCCGCCGAGCTGATGTGCCTCAAGGCCGCGTGGCTCTTCGACACGGGCCGGCCCTGCGGCCGCGAGGCCAATGCGGCCAAGCTGCTCGCGGCTGAGGCGGGCTTCCAGGCCTGCGACGCCGCGCTCCAGACCTTCGGCGGCTACGGCTACGCCAAGGAGTTCTACGTCGAGCGCCTGTGGCGCGAGATCCGCCTCTACAAGATCGCGCCCATCTCTCAGGAGATGGCGCTGAACTATCTCAGCGAGCACGTCCTGGGCCTGCCCCGCTCGTACTGA
- a CDS encoding metal-dependent transcriptional regulator, with translation METTHAIQDYLGAIYDLAGSDKPVIGARLARHMHLSAPSITEALRRMQREGYVKVASKKEIRLTSKGLDMARIMARRHRLLERWLTDVLGLDWSRAHDEAHRLEHALSPVVEERLAEMLGMPSTCPHGNPIPGMPQPEAHNPIPLSQATKGQALVVERITEEAEADRQLLNFLWESGVRPGSRLTVSEVAPYAGTISVLLDGRTVTMGLAASHKIWVYDPQQLTPLRKPARARAARKTAG, from the coding sequence GTGGAAACCACCCACGCCATCCAGGACTACCTGGGCGCCATCTACGATCTGGCCGGCAGCGACAAGCCGGTGATCGGCGCGCGACTCGCGCGGCACATGCACCTCTCGGCGCCCTCCATCACCGAGGCGCTCCGGCGCATGCAGCGCGAAGGCTACGTCAAGGTCGCGAGCAAGAAGGAGATCCGCCTCACCTCCAAGGGTCTCGACATGGCGCGCATCATGGCGCGGCGCCACCGCCTGCTCGAGCGCTGGCTGACCGATGTCCTCGGGCTCGACTGGTCGCGCGCCCACGACGAGGCGCACCGGCTCGAGCACGCGCTCTCCCCTGTCGTCGAGGAGCGCCTGGCCGAGATGCTCGGCATGCCCTCGACCTGCCCGCACGGCAACCCCATCCCGGGCATGCCCCAGCCCGAGGCGCACAACCCGATCCCGCTCTCGCAGGCGACGAAGGGCCAGGCGCTCGTGGTGGAGCGCATCACCGAGGAGGCCGAGGCCGACCGCCAGCTGCTCAACTTCCTGTGGGAGAGCGGCGTCCGGCCGGGCAGCCGGCTGACCGTGTCCGAGGTGGCGCCCTACGCCGGCACCATCTCCGTGCTGCTCGACGGGCGGACGGTCACGATGGGGCTCGCCGCCTCGCACAAGATCTGGGTCTACGACCCGCAGCAGCTCACGCCCCTCCGCAAGCCCGCGCGCGCCCGGGCGGCGCGCAAGACCGCCGGGTAG
- a CDS encoding N-acyl homoserine lactonase family protein, with protein sequence MAVKGLYALQNGFLGFEKTGLFFGERSAEKVRIPVSCYLVRTGDTTILFDTGVSPRAVPGLLRTDPMAGFTEADLLVHRLDSIGLEPKDVDLVVLSHLHYDHAGGAFLFQNSELAVQQDEYAYANYPAGFFAGFYYKKNFDLPGYRWRLLDGDAEIVPGVTALRSDGHTPGHQSLLVELPETGPVILAGDCCYWQESIDKEIPPGVVWDPTRAMHSIKRLKTVARLMGGRIFPSHDPVFWASAVKAPDAYR encoded by the coding sequence ATGGCCGTCAAGGGGCTGTACGCGCTCCAGAACGGCTTCCTGGGGTTCGAGAAGACCGGCCTCTTCTTCGGCGAGCGATCGGCCGAGAAGGTCCGCATCCCCGTCTCCTGCTATCTCGTCCGCACGGGGGACACGACGATCCTCTTCGACACGGGCGTCTCCCCCCGCGCCGTGCCGGGGCTCCTGCGCACCGATCCCATGGCGGGCTTCACGGAGGCCGACCTCCTCGTCCACCGTCTGGATTCAATCGGGCTCGAGCCCAAGGACGTGGACCTGGTCGTGCTCTCGCACCTGCACTACGACCACGCCGGCGGCGCCTTCCTCTTCCAGAACTCGGAGCTGGCCGTCCAGCAGGACGAGTACGCGTACGCGAACTACCCCGCGGGCTTCTTCGCGGGCTTCTACTACAAGAAGAACTTCGACCTGCCCGGCTATCGCTGGCGGCTGCTCGACGGCGACGCGGAGATCGTGCCCGGCGTGACGGCGCTGCGGAGCGACGGCCACACGCCGGGGCACCAGTCCCTGCTGGTCGAGCTGCCGGAGACGGGCCCGGTGATCCTAGCGGGCGACTGCTGCTACTGGCAGGAATCGATCGACAAGGAGATTCCGCCCGGAGTCGTGTGGGATCCGACGCGGGCTATGCATTCGATCAAGCGGCTCAAGACGGTCGCCCGGCTCATGGGCGGCCGCATCTTCCCGAGCCACGACCCGGTGTTCTGGGCGTCCGCCGTCAAGGCGCCCGACGCCTACAGGTAG
- a CDS encoding APC family permease — translation MKRLLVGVPMPLSQARHERLGRAVALAVFASDPLSSVAYATEEILLVLILAGSAALSYSLPIALGIALLLAIVVVSYRQTVHAYPQGGGAYLVAKDNLGRSPALTAAAALLIDYVLTVSVSVAAGIDAVTSALPALHPYRIALCVAAIVMIALANLRGVRESGRLFAAPTYFFVVSILGMVGYGLIAAAFGWLPEARYEPHPPGLEGIGLFLVLRAYSAGCTALTGVEAVSNGVQALKAPEGRNAQIVLTWLGIVSIAMFLGITYLAFDFGIILGGDETVVSKIARRVFGTGPPYYAVQVATMLILLLAANTSYADFPRLSSILARDRFMPRQLASQGDRLVFSNGIMILSGFAIALLVIFGGDTHALLPLYAIGVFISFTLSQSGMVRRWLRLREKGWRWRMCVNGVGAVVTGIVLLTLAVTKFKEGAWIVVVVVPLLVLVFVVMHRHYEGVADELSLEGLEGPPKFQHTVLVLVGDVHRGVVRAVQYARTLAAPDAAVRAVYVETDPARTLRVEERWAAWGLGVPLVVLTSPYRSILRPLLEYIDQIQSRGDDQIVTIVLPEFLPRRWWQHALHNQTALLVKGALLFHKNIVVADVPYLLKR, via the coding sequence GTGAAACGGCTGCTGGTCGGCGTGCCGATGCCACTGTCCCAGGCGCGGCACGAGCGGCTGGGCAGGGCGGTGGCGCTGGCGGTGTTCGCCTCCGACCCGCTGTCGTCGGTGGCGTACGCGACCGAAGAGATTCTCCTGGTGCTGATCCTGGCCGGCAGCGCAGCCCTCAGCTACTCGCTGCCGATCGCGCTCGGCATTGCCCTCCTGCTGGCGATCGTCGTCGTCTCGTACCGCCAGACGGTCCACGCCTACCCTCAGGGAGGCGGCGCTTACCTGGTCGCCAAGGACAACCTCGGCCGGTCTCCCGCGTTGACGGCCGCGGCGGCCCTGCTGATCGATTACGTCCTGACGGTGTCCGTGTCGGTCGCGGCCGGCATCGACGCGGTGACGTCGGCGCTCCCCGCGCTCCATCCGTATCGAATCGCCCTGTGCGTCGCGGCGATCGTCATGATCGCACTGGCGAACCTGCGAGGAGTCCGCGAATCCGGCCGGCTGTTCGCCGCGCCGACCTATTTCTTCGTCGTCAGCATTCTCGGCATGGTCGGCTACGGTCTCATCGCCGCGGCGTTCGGCTGGCTGCCCGAGGCGCGCTACGAGCCTCATCCCCCCGGGCTCGAGGGCATCGGACTGTTCCTGGTACTGAGGGCCTATTCCGCCGGCTGCACGGCGCTGACGGGCGTCGAGGCCGTCTCCAACGGCGTGCAGGCCCTGAAGGCGCCCGAGGGGCGCAACGCTCAGATCGTCCTGACCTGGCTCGGCATCGTCTCGATCGCCATGTTCCTCGGGATCACGTACCTCGCCTTCGACTTCGGGATCATTCTGGGAGGTGATGAGACGGTCGTCTCGAAGATCGCCCGGCGCGTGTTTGGGACCGGGCCCCCGTACTACGCGGTCCAGGTTGCGACCATGCTCATCCTGCTCCTGGCGGCCAACACGTCATACGCCGATTTCCCGCGCCTCTCGTCGATCCTCGCGCGCGATCGTTTCATGCCGAGACAGCTCGCCAGCCAGGGCGACCGGCTCGTGTTCTCGAACGGCATCATGATCCTGAGCGGCTTCGCCATCGCCCTGCTCGTGATCTTCGGGGGCGATACCCACGCGCTCCTACCGCTCTACGCAATCGGCGTGTTCATCTCCTTCACGCTCTCCCAGAGCGGCATGGTGCGCCGCTGGCTGCGGCTCCGGGAGAAGGGGTGGCGCTGGCGGATGTGCGTCAACGGCGTTGGAGCCGTCGTGACCGGCATCGTCCTCCTGACCCTGGCGGTGACGAAGTTCAAGGAGGGCGCCTGGATCGTGGTCGTGGTCGTCCCGCTGCTGGTCCTCGTGTTCGTGGTGATGCATCGCCACTACGAAGGAGTGGCCGATGAGCTGTCGCTCGAAGGTCTCGAGGGCCCGCCGAAGTTCCAGCACACGGTGCTGGTGCTCGTCGGCGACGTCCATCGCGGCGTCGTACGGGCTGTACAGTACGCGAGGACCCTCGCGGCGCCGGACGCCGCTGTGCGGGCCGTCTACGTGGAGACAGACCCGGCACGCACGCTGAGAGTCGAGGAGAGATGGGCCGCCTGGGGACTGGGCGTGCCCCTCGTGGTCCTGACGTCGCCCTATCGGTCGATCCTGCGCCCATTGCTGGAGTACATCGACCAGATTCAATCGCGCGGCGACGATCAGATCGTGACGATAGTCCTGCCGGAGTTCCTTCCTCGGAGGTGGTGGCAGCACGCGCTGCACAACCAGACGGCCCTGCTGGTCAAGGGCGCGCTCCTGTTTCACAAGAACATTGTCGTTGCCGACGTGCCGTACCTGTTGAAACGCTGA
- a CDS encoding potassium-transporting ATPase subunit C, producing the protein MLGHVRPALVSLLLLTAVTDVAYPVLVTVIAQVVFPHQANGSLIVRGGKRQSSTLNGRQMVERHREGRVLGFLGEARVNVLELNLALDAK; encoded by the coding sequence ATGCTCGGCCACGTCAGACCGGCCTTAGTGTCGCTGCTGCTCCTCACGGCGGTGACGGATGTGGCGTACCCTGTCCTGGTGACCGTCATCGCCCAGGTCGTCTTCCCCCACCAGGCGAACGGCTCCCTCATCGTGCGGGGCGGCAAACGGCAGAGCTCGACGCTGAACGGGCGGCAGATGGTCGAACGCCATAGGGAGGGGCGCGTGCTCGGCTTCCTCGGCGAGGCGCGGGTCAACGTGCTTGAGCTCAACCTGGCGCTGGACGCCAAGTAG
- a CDS encoding CaiB/BaiF CoA-transferase family protein — protein MGVLDGIKILELARVPPAELPGMMFADMGADVLKIETPSETQEDPDWQRRSAFVYVNRNKRSLALNMKAPEGQALFKKLAAGADVVIEGFRPGVMKRLGADYEAIRAINPRIVYCSLSGFGQNGPYRDYPAHDMNYLSLAGILALIGEPDRKPAIPLNLVADYAGASMHGALGVMYALFARERTGKGQHVDVSYLDTSVALLAATPNMRFFFSDGLAPKRGEGFLGGSYPYYAIYETKDGKLLTIGCTEPWLWENFCKAIGRPDFVRFARKHDQFVRAANAEEVKAREEIEAIIRTKNRDEWYELLVKADVCVGKVYDPEEMVADPQVQARDMVVEVKHPTLGTIKEFGIPIKLSATPGTVRTAAPHAGEHTEAVLHELGLTAEDIKALREKKIVS, from the coding sequence ATGGGAGTCCTCGACGGCATCAAGATCCTGGAACTCGCCCGCGTGCCGCCGGCCGAGCTGCCCGGCATGATGTTCGCGGACATGGGCGCCGACGTCCTCAAGATCGAGACGCCGTCCGAGACGCAGGAGGACCCCGACTGGCAGCGGCGCTCGGCCTTCGTCTACGTCAACCGCAATAAGCGCTCGCTGGCGCTCAACATGAAGGCGCCCGAGGGTCAGGCGCTCTTCAAGAAGCTCGCGGCGGGTGCTGACGTGGTCATCGAGGGATTCCGCCCGGGCGTGATGAAGCGGCTCGGCGCCGACTACGAGGCGATCCGCGCGATCAACCCGCGCATCGTCTACTGCTCCCTCTCGGGTTTCGGCCAGAACGGCCCCTACCGCGACTACCCGGCGCACGACATGAACTACCTCTCGCTGGCCGGCATCCTCGCGCTGATCGGCGAGCCCGACCGCAAGCCCGCGATCCCGCTCAACCTCGTCGCCGACTACGCGGGCGCGAGCATGCACGGCGCGCTCGGCGTCATGTACGCCCTCTTCGCCCGCGAGCGCACAGGCAAGGGCCAGCACGTGGACGTCTCCTATCTCGACACGTCGGTCGCGCTCCTGGCCGCCACGCCGAACATGCGCTTCTTCTTCAGCGACGGCCTGGCGCCCAAGCGCGGCGAGGGCTTCCTCGGCGGCTCGTATCCCTACTACGCGATCTACGAGACCAAGGACGGCAAGCTCCTCACCATCGGCTGCACCGAGCCCTGGCTGTGGGAGAACTTCTGCAAGGCGATAGGCCGCCCCGACTTCGTGCGCTTCGCGCGCAAGCACGACCAGTTCGTCCGCGCGGCCAACGCGGAGGAGGTCAAGGCGCGCGAAGAGATCGAGGCCATCATTCGCACGAAGAACCGCGACGAGTGGTACGAGCTCCTCGTCAAGGCCGACGTCTGCGTGGGCAAGGTCTACGACCCCGAGGAGATGGTCGCCGACCCGCAGGTGCAGGCCCGCGACATGGTCGTCGAGGTCAAGCACCCGACCCTCGGCACCATCAAGGAGTTCGGCATCCCCATCAAGCTGTCGGCGACGCCCGGCACCGTGCGCACCGCGGCGCCGCACGCCGGCGAGCACACCGAAGCCGTCCTGCACGAGCTTGGGCTGACCGCCGAGGACATCAAGGCGCTGCGGGAGAAGAAGATCGTTTCCTGA